Proteins encoded within one genomic window of Akkermansiaceae bacterium:
- a CDS encoding carboxypeptidase M32 has protein sequence MSLFRMSIFEKAREHAVIRSAGDTLGWDQETYLPAAAAGHRANQLAWLASRAHELAVSDEWKKDLEAAEEADAGTDTKTTANLRELRRQFDRATKLPVELVARESAATSLGMHAWAEARKQSDFSAFAPHLETLLGIAREKADRWGYEHEPYDALLEGYERATSTAAVAALFDRIAPSLKEIAASAVENSRQHAVTLPGGPYPVEAQQRLNQRIAEAIGFDFTAGRIDTTTHPFCTTLGPRDVRLTTRYDESDFTSSLFGVLHEAGHGLYELGLPEDDFGLPSGSSVSLGIHESQSRLWENHVGRSDEFWQIWYPEAVAAFPQLAGFPLESFLRHIRRAEFSPIRVEADEATYDMHILLRFGLERRLVSGSLAVKDVPEAWNEAFKGLFGFTPPDDRHGCLQDIHWSMGGLGYFATYSLGNLNSAQLMAAAKADPTVAAAFAKADYAPLLSWLRNGVHSKGATLDPADLMEAATGKAPSPEDYLAHLTARYL, from the coding sequence ATGTCCCTTTTCCGCATGTCGATCTTCGAGAAAGCGAGGGAGCACGCCGTCATCCGCTCCGCGGGGGACACGTTGGGATGGGACCAGGAAACCTACCTGCCTGCCGCAGCCGCCGGGCACCGCGCCAACCAACTGGCATGGCTGGCCTCCCGCGCCCATGAACTGGCCGTCTCCGACGAATGGAAGAAGGATCTGGAAGCCGCCGAAGAAGCAGACGCGGGCACTGACACGAAGACCACCGCCAACCTGCGGGAACTGCGCCGCCAGTTCGACCGCGCCACGAAGCTTCCCGTGGAGCTCGTCGCACGGGAGTCCGCCGCCACCTCTCTGGGCATGCACGCCTGGGCGGAAGCCAGGAAGCAATCCGACTTTTCCGCCTTCGCCCCGCATCTGGAAACGCTGCTGGGCATCGCCCGGGAAAAGGCGGACCGCTGGGGTTATGAACACGAACCATACGACGCGCTGCTGGAAGGCTACGAACGCGCGACCAGCACCGCCGCCGTGGCCGCGCTCTTCGACCGCATCGCTCCGTCGCTGAAGGAAATCGCCGCCTCCGCCGTGGAGAACTCCCGCCAGCACGCCGTCACCCTCCCCGGCGGCCCCTATCCGGTCGAGGCCCAGCAGAGGCTGAACCAGCGCATCGCGGAAGCCATCGGCTTTGATTTCACCGCAGGCCGCATCGACACCACCACGCATCCGTTCTGCACCACGCTCGGCCCGCGCGACGTCCGGCTGACGACGCGCTATGACGAAAGCGACTTCACGTCCTCCCTCTTCGGCGTGCTGCATGAAGCCGGCCACGGCCTTTATGAGCTCGGGCTGCCGGAGGACGATTTCGGCCTGCCATCCGGTTCCTCCGTATCCCTCGGCATCCATGAATCCCAGTCCCGTCTGTGGGAGAACCACGTCGGTCGCTCGGATGAATTCTGGCAGATCTGGTACCCGGAGGCCGTCGCCGCCTTCCCGCAGCTCGCCGGTTTCCCTCTGGAATCTTTCCTCCGCCACATCCGGCGCGCGGAGTTTTCCCCCATCCGGGTGGAGGCGGACGAGGCGACCTATGACATGCACATCCTCCTCCGCTTCGGTCTGGAGCGGCGGCTCGTCAGCGGATCGCTGGCGGTGAAGGACGTGCCTGAAGCGTGGAATGAGGCCTTCAAGGGCCTGTTCGGCTTCACTCCTCCGGACGACCGCCACGGTTGCCTCCAGGACATCCACTGGTCCATGGGCGGCCTCGGCTACTTCGCCACCTACTCCCTCGGGAACCTCAACTCCGCACAGTTGATGGCCGCGGCCAAGGCGGATCCCACAGTGGCCGCCGCCTTTGCGAAGGCGGACTACGCACCGCTCCTGTCCTGGCTCCGCAACGGGGTCCATTCGAAAGGCGCCACACTCGATCCCGCCGACCTCATGGAAGCCGCGACGGGAAAAGCCCCTTCACCGGAGGACTACCTGGCCCATCTCACCGCACGCTACCTCTGA
- a CDS encoding glycogen/starch synthase yields MAESTKSKNAGRLLSPRQGRRRPRILIVTPELNSSSSLWLRGGKAPRAKAGGLADMCTLLVDSLAERGADVHVAMPHFRSLFREEPMLSRRLHLCQDREFYYRRSVYEGGASDNRRAALVFQRDVIHHVLPQVRPDIVHCHDWMTGLVPAAARKMGMKSIFTIHNLHDEKATLAEIEDRGIDAARFWDGLHYQQYPESYVQSRSWNQVSFLPSAVHAADHVNTVSRSFLHELMESRHAGTGSLDDVLRAKHAVGSASGIINAPDATWNPETDPALVERYGASTHVGAKAANKAALQQACGLEVNPSVPLLFWPSRLDPVQKGCQLLAEILYQVTSDHAASGLQMVFVADGPYKRHFENIADFHGLRHRIAVCQFDESLSRLAFGASDFVMMPSSYEPCGLAQMVGLKYGSLPIVHRTGGLRDTVEHVSPDSASGNGFAFEYHDAGGLKWAIDEAMRFFHQPHGQRHVAVERIMKESLKRFAPASAVDSYVGLFEKLLGRPLQGDSTFRYAGK; encoded by the coding sequence ATGGCAGAATCGACGAAATCGAAAAACGCCGGCCGCCTTTTGTCACCGAGGCAGGGACGCAGACGGCCGCGGATCCTTATCGTCACCCCGGAACTGAACAGCAGCAGCTCGCTCTGGCTGCGCGGGGGGAAAGCTCCCAGGGCGAAGGCCGGCGGACTGGCCGACATGTGCACCCTGCTGGTGGATTCCCTGGCGGAGCGCGGAGCGGACGTCCATGTGGCGATGCCCCATTTCCGCAGCCTGTTCCGTGAGGAACCCATGCTTTCCCGGCGGCTGCACCTCTGCCAGGACCGGGAGTTCTACTACCGCCGTTCCGTGTATGAAGGCGGGGCCAGCGACAACCGCAGGGCCGCCCTCGTCTTCCAGCGGGATGTCATCCACCATGTCCTGCCGCAGGTCAGGCCGGACATCGTCCACTGCCATGACTGGATGACCGGATTGGTCCCGGCGGCCGCCCGGAAGATGGGGATGAAAAGCATCTTCACCATCCACAACCTCCATGACGAAAAGGCCACGCTCGCCGAGATCGAGGACCGTGGCATTGACGCGGCCCGTTTCTGGGATGGCCTCCACTACCAGCAGTATCCGGAGTCCTACGTCCAGAGCCGCTCGTGGAACCAGGTCTCCTTCCTGCCCTCCGCCGTCCATGCCGCGGATCATGTGAACACGGTCAGCCGGTCATTCCTCCACGAACTCATGGAGAGCAGGCATGCCGGTACCGGAAGCCTCGATGATGTTCTGCGGGCGAAGCACGCCGTCGGCTCTGCCTCCGGCATCATCAACGCCCCGGATGCCACCTGGAATCCGGAAACGGATCCCGCCTTGGTGGAGCGGTATGGTGCATCCACCCATGTGGGGGCAAAGGCGGCGAACAAGGCCGCGCTCCAGCAGGCCTGCGGGCTGGAGGTGAACCCTTCCGTCCCTTTGCTTTTCTGGCCGTCCCGTCTGGACCCGGTGCAAAAGGGCTGCCAGTTGCTGGCGGAGATCCTCTATCAGGTGACGAGCGACCATGCGGCGAGCGGCCTCCAGATGGTCTTCGTGGCGGATGGGCCTTACAAACGGCACTTTGAGAACATCGCGGATTTCCACGGCCTCCGCCACCGGATCGCCGTCTGCCAGTTTGACGAGTCGCTCTCCCGCCTGGCATTCGGGGCGTCGGACTTCGTGATGATGCCTTCCTCCTACGAACCCTGCGGTCTGGCGCAGATGGTGGGGCTGAAATATGGAAGCCTGCCCATCGTCCACCGGACGGGAGGCCTGCGGGATACCGTGGAGCATGTATCCCCGGACTCCGCTTCCGGAAATGGCTTCGCTTTCGAATACCACGACGCCGGAGGACTCAAGTGGGCCATCGATGAGGCGATGCGGTTTTTCCATCAACCGCACGGACAACGCCACGTGGCCGTCGAACGGATCATGAAGGAGAGCCTGAAGCGCTTCGCTCCTGCTTCCGCTGTGGATTCCTACGTCGGATTGTTCGAAAAGTTGCTGGGACGCCCCCTGCAAGGAGACTCCACCTTCCGCTATGCAGGGAAATGA
- a CDS encoding FAD-binding oxidoreductase: MNLTSEHPFWAVRNGILSTYPPLLEDEACGILVLGAGITGALVTEALASDGHDVITLDARDVGRGSTSASTALLQYEVDTHLVDLIKRHGRLMGELAYTACHESIDILERRIQTLSIDCDFLRKDSVYLASREKDWPVLREEAGARRKIGIQVEEWDATDVAEKFGFYRPGALHSIQGAEVDAYKLTHGLLRAAAAKGARIFDRTTATEVEHHAGGITVTTCRGTTVRARKVIVATGYEAAELFDTGRFVNLNSSFAIASEPIPDEDAWWRRCLLWESARPYFYLRGGAGGRAIFGGEDVPFRNAKARDRVLPAKADKLTARFREMFPAIRLEPAFEWAGTFGETEDGLAYIGPYEKHPDCLFALGFGGNGITYSVIAAEIIRSHLRGKEHRYAEVFRFDR, from the coding sequence ATGAATCTGACATCGGAACACCCCTTCTGGGCGGTCAGGAACGGAATACTATCCACCTATCCGCCACTGTTGGAGGATGAGGCCTGCGGGATTCTCGTGCTGGGAGCAGGGATCACCGGTGCGCTGGTGACGGAAGCTCTCGCCAGTGACGGCCACGATGTCATCACGCTGGACGCGCGTGATGTCGGCCGCGGCAGCACCAGCGCCAGCACCGCCCTCCTCCAGTATGAAGTCGATACGCATCTGGTGGATCTCATCAAGCGCCATGGCCGCCTGATGGGGGAACTGGCCTACACGGCCTGCCACGAAAGCATCGACATCCTGGAGCGCCGCATCCAGACGTTGTCCATCGACTGCGATTTTCTCCGGAAAGACAGCGTCTATCTCGCGTCCCGGGAGAAGGACTGGCCCGTCCTGCGCGAGGAAGCCGGTGCGCGGAGAAAAATCGGCATCCAGGTGGAGGAGTGGGATGCGACCGATGTCGCGGAAAAGTTCGGCTTCTACCGGCCGGGGGCACTGCACTCCATCCAAGGTGCGGAGGTGGATGCCTACAAGCTGACCCACGGGCTGCTGCGGGCCGCAGCCGCGAAAGGCGCACGCATTTTCGACCGCACCACCGCTACGGAAGTCGAACACCATGCCGGTGGAATCACCGTCACCACCTGCCGCGGAACCACCGTCCGCGCGAGGAAGGTCATCGTGGCCACCGGCTACGAGGCGGCTGAGCTTTTCGACACCGGACGTTTCGTGAACCTGAACAGCTCCTTCGCCATCGCCTCCGAGCCGATCCCGGACGAGGACGCGTGGTGGAGGCGCTGCCTGCTGTGGGAAAGCGCCCGCCCGTATTTCTATCTGCGCGGCGGGGCGGGCGGGCGCGCGATCTTCGGCGGTGAGGACGTCCCCTTCCGCAACGCGAAGGCCCGTGACCGCGTGCTCCCCGCAAAGGCCGACAAGCTGACCGCGCGCTTCCGCGAAATGTTCCCCGCCATCCGGCTGGAACCTGCCTTCGAATGGGCGGGCACGTTCGGAGAAACGGAGGACGGCCTCGCCTACATCGGCCCTTACGAAAAACATCCGGACTGCCTGTTCGCCCTCGGCTTCGGCGGCAACGGCATTACCTACAGCGTGATTGCGGCAGAGATCATCCGCAGCCACCTGAGGGGGAAAGAGCACCGCTACGCGGAGGTTTTCCGGTTTGATCGGTAG
- a CDS encoding dTMP kinase, whose translation MATGLFIVIEGIDGTGKSTQAKRLAEWFRNQGREVVLSREPTDGPWGAKVRESAATGRLAPEEELEYFLNDRRQHVEELIQPALAAGKVVILDRYYFSTMAYQGARGFDPAAIRERNEAFAPRPDLLLILDLDVDQALTRIGVRGDTANEFEKRENLEYCRNVFLSLADEPFTRVIPTSGSLDEVTGRIIAEAGKFR comes from the coding sequence ATGGCCACGGGACTTTTCATCGTCATCGAGGGCATCGACGGCACCGGCAAATCCACCCAGGCGAAGCGGCTGGCGGAGTGGTTCCGCAACCAGGGCCGGGAGGTGGTGCTCAGCCGGGAGCCTACGGATGGTCCGTGGGGGGCGAAGGTCCGCGAGTCCGCCGCGACCGGGCGGCTCGCTCCGGAGGAGGAGCTGGAGTATTTCCTCAACGACCGCCGCCAGCATGTGGAGGAACTCATCCAGCCCGCCCTCGCCGCCGGGAAAGTGGTGATCCTCGACCGGTATTATTTTTCGACCATGGCCTATCAAGGTGCCAGAGGGTTCGATCCCGCCGCCATCCGCGAAAGGAATGAGGCCTTCGCACCGCGCCCTGACCTTCTGCTCATCCTTGATCTGGATGTGGACCAGGCGCTCACCCGCATCGGCGTCCGGGGCGACACCGCGAACGAGTTCGAGAAACGCGAAAATCTCGAATACTGCCGCAACGTGTTCCTCTCCCTGGCGGATGAACCTTTCACCCGCGTGATCCCCACCAGCGGCTCGCTGGACGAGGTGACCGGCAGGATCATCGCGGAGGCCGGGAAATTCCGCTGA
- a CDS encoding SGNH/GDSL hydrolase family protein has translation MTRLSWILPIVFALPLTAREAPTLPPELSEYVLDPAPEAKEPLLRKGDRLAIIGDSITEQKRYSVIIETYITGCLPELEVTTRQYGWSGERAEGFIKRMENDVLRFKPTIATSCYGMNDFRYVPFDQKIADEYRRNQTTIVQAFKKAGSRFVVGSPGIIDSVPHWVKTASGTKKDLNLSLSKFRNVALEVAKAENVGFADVYQPMLIANQVAQKKYGGTFMVAGKDGVHPLWAGHTIMAYAFLKGLGVDGDLGTITYDEASGKAIAVNGHEILSSGEGKVTLRSTKLPFSCAPKELNSDDSITAARALIPFDDDLNRLTLKLNKPKAASYDVTWGETTKRYTAAELTTGVNLAKDFAVHPLSAPFRKIWEAVTDKQTYETEQIKKLVHGAEGKADMEGTFEKTEKVRAEKVAAIAAARQPVEHSVLIKAAE, from the coding sequence ATGACCCGCCTTTCCTGGATCCTGCCGATCGTTTTCGCGCTGCCACTCACCGCCCGCGAAGCCCCCACCCTGCCACCGGAACTCTCCGAATACGTGCTCGACCCGGCACCGGAGGCAAAGGAACCGCTGCTCAGGAAAGGCGACCGCCTCGCCATCATCGGTGACTCGATCACGGAGCAGAAGCGTTACTCCGTGATCATCGAAACCTACATCACCGGCTGCCTGCCGGAGCTGGAGGTCACCACCCGCCAGTACGGCTGGAGCGGGGAACGGGCCGAAGGGTTCATCAAGCGGATGGAGAATGACGTGCTGCGCTTCAAGCCGACCATCGCCACGAGCTGCTACGGGATGAATGATTTCCGCTATGTGCCGTTCGACCAGAAGATCGCGGACGAATACCGCAGGAACCAGACGACCATCGTCCAGGCGTTCAAGAAGGCCGGTTCCCGGTTTGTGGTGGGATCACCAGGCATCATCGACTCCGTCCCGCACTGGGTGAAGACCGCCAGCGGCACCAAGAAGGACCTCAACCTGAGCCTGTCGAAATTCCGCAACGTGGCCCTGGAAGTGGCCAAGGCGGAGAACGTGGGCTTCGCCGACGTCTATCAGCCGATGCTCATCGCCAACCAAGTGGCGCAGAAAAAATACGGCGGCACCTTCATGGTGGCGGGCAAGGATGGCGTCCATCCGCTGTGGGCCGGCCACACGATCATGGCCTACGCTTTCCTCAAGGGACTGGGAGTGGATGGCGATCTGGGCACCATCACCTATGACGAGGCCTCCGGCAAAGCCATCGCCGTGAACGGCCACGAGATCCTCTCCTCCGGTGAGGGCAAGGTCACCCTCCGCAGCACCAAGCTGCCATTCTCCTGCGCGCCCAAGGAACTGAACAGCGACGACTCCATCACCGCGGCGCGCGCCCTCATCCCCTTCGACGATGATTTGAACCGCCTGACCCTGAAACTGAACAAGCCGAAGGCCGCCTCCTACGATGTGACGTGGGGTGAAACCACCAAGCGCTACACCGCCGCGGAACTCACCACCGGCGTGAACCTTGCGAAAGACTTCGCCGTCCATCCGCTGTCCGCGCCGTTCCGGAAGATCTGGGAAGCGGTGACGGACAAGCAGACCTACGAAACCGAGCAGATCAAGAAGCTGGTCCACGGAGCCGAGGGCAAAGCCGACATGGAAGGCACCTTCGAAAAGACCGAAAAGGTGCGCGCGGAGAAAGTCGCCGCCATCGCCGCAGCACGGCAGCCGGTCGAGCATTCCGTCCTGATCAAGGCGGCGGAGTGA
- a CDS encoding helix-turn-helix transcriptional regulator produces MNSEQQKITSLEEPTSLSALNSYIAALEYLAPGAIICSKKEFSLDAVRSTLDRTSVLVPVRRERVCILVRVDEALAMESGLPPAFWRKPVVFRMLEAMHDNLCGRAPIQKWPDAVKSAWTLITQHPCQSMSLGEVAGVLKLSPGYLGERLEKILGSTFRSLLRDERVAVAAHQLLTTNLRISEISDQLGGQSLSQFNRNFFSAMGMSPRTYRNRYSARRRAMERRND; encoded by the coding sequence ATGAACTCCGAACAGCAAAAGATCACCTCCCTGGAAGAACCCACTTCTCTTTCGGCGCTCAACTCCTACATCGCCGCATTGGAGTACCTCGCACCCGGGGCGATCATTTGTTCCAAGAAGGAGTTCAGCCTGGATGCGGTCCGCTCGACGCTGGACCGCACGAGCGTGTTGGTGCCGGTGCGCAGGGAGCGCGTCTGCATCCTTGTCCGCGTGGATGAGGCGCTGGCCATGGAGTCCGGCCTGCCGCCCGCGTTCTGGAGGAAGCCGGTGGTGTTCCGCATGCTGGAGGCCATGCATGACAATCTCTGCGGCAGGGCTCCTATCCAGAAATGGCCGGATGCCGTGAAGTCCGCCTGGACCCTGATCACCCAGCACCCCTGCCAGTCGATGAGTCTGGGGGAGGTAGCGGGTGTGCTGAAACTTTCTCCGGGGTATCTCGGTGAGCGGCTGGAGAAGATCCTGGGCAGTACCTTCCGTTCCCTTCTGAGGGATGAGCGGGTGGCCGTTGCCGCCCACCAGCTCCTCACGACGAACCTGCGTATTTCCGAAATCTCCGACCAGCTCGGCGGCCAGTCATTGTCCCAGTTCAACCGGAATTTCTTCTCGGCCATGGGCATGAGCCCGCGCACCTACCGCAACCGCTACAGCGCCCGCCGCAGGGCCATGGAGCGCCGGAACGACTGA
- a CDS encoding alpha amylase C-terminal domain-containing protein, translated as MNEARPAGQPGMGAVVLGQGVDFRVWAPNAAQVHVTGDFNGWADPGVPLAKEDNGNWSGHCADAKAGDKYRFRLSWDGGDALRVDPRARMIDPTTGDGVIYEDAFDWGDIAFEAPPLNEVVLYELHVGTFGGSGKTGRPGTFADVIRRLPYLRDLGVNAIELLPPTEFPGETSWGYNPSHPFAVEMDYGGPDKLKELIREAHAHGIAVILDIVYNHFGPDQLDLWQFDGWSQDGMGGIYFYNDWRAETPWGETRPDYGRHEVRQYLRDNAVMWAQEFRADGLRLDAVSYIRRTKGIENHESVDLPEGWQLLQWINKDLKQVSPRVYSIAEDLGCNAALTTWVEEGGAGFDTQWDAAFVHPLRAVLENPEDDFRDVGAIAAAVTPLLEGDAFRRVIYTESHDEVANGRQRLVSEIDGENPASIWARRRALQAAGVILTSPGVPMIFQGQEILEDGWFDDRSMMDWEKLRAFEGIHRAFRDLIRLRRNLDGFCRGLTGQNVDVFHRNQEAKVIAWHRWYDGGPGDSTVVIMNLTGGTHEGYELSLPAGGGWKVRFNADWEGYSGDFDNTLLEWVEGREGAEGHPHPLGALTLPPYALLILSQDQ; from the coding sequence GTGAACGAAGCCCGGCCAGCCGGCCAGCCGGGGATGGGGGCAGTGGTTCTCGGGCAGGGGGTCGATTTCAGGGTGTGGGCGCCGAATGCGGCACAGGTCCATGTCACCGGTGATTTCAACGGCTGGGCGGATCCAGGGGTGCCGCTGGCCAAGGAAGACAACGGAAACTGGAGCGGGCACTGTGCGGATGCCAAGGCGGGGGACAAATACCGCTTCCGCCTTTCCTGGGATGGCGGGGATGCCCTCCGCGTCGATCCCCGTGCGAGGATGATCGATCCCACCACCGGGGACGGGGTGATCTATGAAGACGCCTTCGACTGGGGGGATATCGCCTTTGAAGCTCCGCCGCTCAACGAGGTCGTCCTGTATGAACTCCATGTGGGGACTTTCGGCGGCTCCGGAAAAACCGGGCGGCCCGGCACCTTTGCGGATGTGATCCGCCGCCTGCCGTATCTCCGGGATCTGGGGGTCAACGCGATCGAGCTGCTGCCCCCCACGGAGTTTCCCGGTGAGACTTCATGGGGGTACAACCCGAGCCACCCCTTCGCCGTGGAGATGGACTACGGCGGACCGGACAAGCTGAAGGAACTCATCCGGGAGGCACATGCCCACGGCATCGCGGTGATCCTCGACATCGTCTATAACCACTTCGGTCCGGACCAGCTCGACCTGTGGCAGTTCGACGGTTGGTCCCAGGACGGCATGGGGGGCATCTATTTCTACAATGACTGGCGGGCGGAGACCCCGTGGGGGGAGACGCGGCCCGACTACGGCCGCCATGAGGTGCGGCAGTATCTGCGGGACAATGCGGTGATGTGGGCGCAGGAGTTCCGGGCGGACGGCCTGCGGCTGGATGCCGTCAGCTACATCCGCCGGACGAAAGGAATCGAGAACCACGAATCCGTGGATCTTCCGGAAGGCTGGCAGTTGCTGCAATGGATCAACAAGGATCTGAAACAGGTGTCGCCGCGTGTCTATTCCATCGCGGAGGATCTCGGATGCAACGCCGCGTTGACCACCTGGGTGGAGGAAGGTGGCGCGGGCTTCGACACCCAGTGGGACGCCGCTTTCGTCCATCCGCTGCGTGCGGTGCTGGAGAACCCGGAGGATGATTTCCGGGACGTCGGCGCCATCGCTGCCGCAGTGACTCCGCTGTTGGAAGGGGATGCGTTCCGCCGGGTGATCTATACGGAATCCCATGATGAAGTGGCCAACGGCCGCCAGCGGCTGGTGTCGGAAATCGACGGGGAGAACCCGGCGAGCATCTGGGCGAGGCGCAGGGCCTTGCAGGCGGCGGGTGTGATTCTCACCTCACCCGGCGTGCCGATGATTTTCCAAGGACAGGAAATTCTCGAGGATGGCTGGTTCGATGACCGGTCGATGATGGACTGGGAAAAGCTGCGCGCGTTCGAGGGGATCCACCGCGCCTTCAGGGACCTGATCCGCCTCAGGAGGAACCTTGATGGTTTCTGCCGCGGGCTGACCGGCCAGAACGTGGACGTTTTCCACAGGAATCAGGAGGCGAAGGTCATCGCCTGGCACCGCTGGTATGACGGCGGTCCGGGGGACAGCACCGTGGTCATCATGAACCTGACGGGGGGAACCCACGAGGGGTATGAGCTGTCCCTGCCCGCTGGAGGTGGGTGGAAGGTCCGGTTCAATGCGGACTGGGAAGGTTACAGCGGGGACTTTGACAACACCCTGCTGGAGTGGGTCGAGGGACGGGAGGGTGCGGAAGGACATCCACATCCTCTCGGCGCGCTCACCCTTCCGCCCTATGCCCTGCTGATCCTCAGCCAGGATCAGTAG
- the modB gene encoding molybdate ABC transporter permease subunit produces the protein MNAVDLQIILFTLATAGLAVVAALPAATWLAWLLARKEWFGKSLVETIATLPLVVPPVATGLILLKLLGKKGMIGSWLHGNFGIEIVFTAKAVVIALAVMVFPLLVRSIRTAFEEVPRIYEEAGSNLGRSPIKVFFLVTLPLARRGIIAGILLSFARALGEFGATVMVAGFIPGVTETLPLAIYRNVQIGNDARALWLAGISAGIAFAAIWISARLTPHPHRR, from the coding sequence ATGAACGCGGTGGACTTGCAGATCATCCTCTTCACGCTGGCCACCGCCGGGCTGGCGGTCGTCGCCGCGCTACCCGCAGCCACCTGGCTGGCATGGTTGCTGGCGCGGAAGGAGTGGTTCGGCAAATCCCTGGTGGAAACCATCGCCACCCTGCCGCTGGTCGTCCCCCCGGTGGCCACCGGTCTCATCCTGCTGAAGCTGCTCGGGAAAAAAGGCATGATCGGTTCCTGGCTCCACGGGAACTTCGGCATCGAGATCGTCTTCACCGCGAAGGCGGTGGTGATCGCCCTGGCGGTCATGGTTTTCCCGCTGCTGGTCCGCTCCATCCGCACCGCCTTCGAGGAGGTGCCGAGGATCTATGAGGAGGCGGGTTCGAATCTCGGGAGATCCCCCATCAAGGTCTTCTTCCTGGTCACGCTGCCGCTCGCCCGCCGCGGCATCATCGCCGGGATCCTGCTGTCATTTGCCAGGGCACTGGGGGAATTCGGAGCAACCGTGATGGTCGCGGGGTTCATTCCCGGGGTCACCGAAACACTGCCACTGGCGATCTATCGGAACGTCCAGATCGGCAACGACGCGCGCGCGCTGTGGCTGGCCGGAATTTCCGCGGGCATCGCCTTTGCCGCGATCTGGATTTCCGCCCGCCTCACCCCGCATCCGCACCGGCGCTGA